From one Butyricimonas faecihominis genomic stretch:
- a CDS encoding peptidylprolyl isomerase — MYRAEIHTEKGVMKVLFFEKDAPNTVANFVKLAREGFYDGLTFHRVIPDFVIQGGCPRGDGTGGPGYTIKCELNGDNQYHDRGVLSMAHAGRDTGGSQFFICHNRRNTAHLDRRHTCFGQVYEGLEVIDAIRQGDEIIKIVITEENE, encoded by the coding sequence ATGTACAGAGCAGAAATACACACAGAAAAAGGTGTTATGAAGGTTCTTTTTTTCGAAAAAGACGCGCCGAATACCGTTGCCAATTTTGTAAAACTAGCCAGAGAAGGCTTTTATGATGGATTAACGTTTCATCGGGTCATCCCGGATTTCGTGATCCAAGGCGGTTGTCCTAGAGGTGACGGAACCGGAGGACCGGGTTACACCATCAAATGTGAGTTAAACGGGGATAACCAGTATCATGATCGGGGGGTCCTATCCATGGCTCACGCCGGACGGGATACCGGGGGATCTCAATTCTTTATTTGTCACAACCGCAGAAATACGGCTCACCTAGATAGACGCCACACGTGTTTCGGCCAAGTTTACGAGGGATTAGAAGTGATTGATGCCATCCGCCAAGGAGACGAGATTATTAAAATCGTCATCACGGAAGAAAATGAATAA
- a CDS encoding MFS transporter: protein MPIIVLFYKECGLDLADIFILKSVYSIAMVSLEIPTGYLADVWGRRNCLIAGCIFCFLGFTNYSISDTFTAFFLSEILLGFGQSLVSGADSALLYDTMLYYKKEDAYLKYEGRVTMVGNFSEAFAGIFSGLLAVYSLRFPFYAQSGIAFIGIPAAMALTEHAAKTRIKNSFANIVKIIQYSLFTNKELCYNIMFSGVIGAATLTMAWFVQPLLIELDTPTSWFGIIWTILNLTVGISALYSDKLDQRLGSLRMYAFILFFIVSGYIAVAFNISYVGLICLFFFYIVRGFATPILKGYINQITFSEMRATVLSIRNFVIRLMFAAMAPLVGWLHDLYSLSIALQATAAIIFVPGLLFLILQWRYSKKV, encoded by the coding sequence ATGCCTATCATCGTGCTGTTTTACAAGGAATGTGGACTGGATCTGGCAGATATATTTATTCTGAAGAGCGTCTATTCCATCGCCATGGTGTCCTTGGAGATACCGACAGGCTACTTAGCCGACGTGTGGGGACGAAGGAATTGCTTGATTGCAGGTTGCATATTCTGTTTCTTGGGATTCACCAACTATTCGATTTCCGACACTTTCACGGCGTTTTTCCTCTCGGAAATTTTGCTCGGATTCGGACAGAGCCTTGTGTCCGGTGCTGACTCCGCCTTACTTTATGATACAATGCTATATTATAAAAAGGAAGACGCTTATTTGAAATACGAGGGACGAGTTACCATGGTAGGGAATTTCTCGGAAGCATTTGCCGGGATTTTCAGCGGGCTGTTGGCTGTTTATTCTCTCCGATTTCCTTTCTACGCACAGAGTGGAATCGCTTTTATCGGTATCCCGGCAGCCATGGCCCTAACCGAACACGCAGCTAAAACCAGAATCAAGAATTCGTTTGCCAATATCGTGAAAATCATTCAATACTCCCTTTTCACGAACAAGGAACTGTGCTATAACATCATGTTTTCCGGCGTGATCGGTGCCGCCACGCTGACCATGGCTTGGTTCGTTCAACCCCTGTTAATAGAACTGGATACCCCCACGTCCTGGTTCGGGATCATCTGGACAATACTGAATCTCACCGTCGGCATCTCAGCGCTCTATTCCGATAAACTGGATCAACGTCTGGGAAGTCTGCGAATGTACGCTTTTATCCTATTTTTTATCGTGAGCGGGTATATTGCGGTCGCTTTCAACATATCTTACGTTGGTTTGATATGCCTGTTCTTCTTTTACATCGTGAGAGGATTCGCCACTCCTATATTGAAAGGGTATATCAACCAAATTACCTTCTCCGAAATGCGGGCAACCGTACTTTCCATCCGTAACTTCGTTATCCGACTTATGTTCGCAGCCATGGCCCCATTAGTGGGCTGGTTGCATGATCTGTATTCCCTCTCCATCGCATTGCAGGCAACAGCCGCCATCATTTTTGTTCCCGGGCTACTATTCCTAATTTTACAATGGCGCTACTCGAAGAAAGTTTAA
- the lipB gene encoding lipoyl(octanoyl) transferase LipB: MKRTRLIDLGVASYMPVWQQQEELHKGIIAAKLKGEDTENCMIFVEHNHVYTLGKSGNEANMLISAIQLQAAHAEFVKVNRGGDITYHGPGQLVVYPIIDMANFGVGVKEYVDLLEEVVIRTVGEFGITGERLEGATGVWLDAHTSRARKICAIGIKCSRYVTMHGFALNVNTDLNYFNYINPCGFVDKGVTSISKEVGTEVPVAEVKAVVKKYFEELFGMDFYTF; this comes from the coding sequence ATGAAACGTACACGATTAATTGATCTAGGAGTGGCGAGCTATATGCCCGTGTGGCAACAACAGGAAGAGTTGCACAAGGGGATTATTGCCGCGAAGTTAAAGGGTGAGGACACGGAGAATTGTATGATTTTCGTGGAACATAATCACGTGTACACGTTAGGGAAGAGCGGGAACGAGGCGAATATGCTGATTAGTGCCATTCAGTTGCAGGCGGCTCATGCTGAATTCGTGAAGGTAAATCGAGGTGGGGATATTACATATCATGGCCCCGGACAATTGGTTGTGTACCCGATTATTGATATGGCTAATTTTGGCGTGGGGGTGAAGGAGTACGTGGATTTGTTAGAAGAGGTGGTTATTCGTACCGTGGGAGAGTTCGGGATTACCGGGGAACGGTTGGAAGGAGCCACGGGGGTATGGTTGGATGCACATACTTCTAGGGCTCGCAAGATATGTGCGATCGGGATTAAATGTTCCCGTTACGTGACGATGCATGGTTTCGCGTTGAACGTGAATACGGATTTGAATTATTTCAATTATATCAACCCCTGCGGATTCGTGGATAAGGGGGTGACTTCTATCTCGAAAGAGGTGGGGACAGAGGTTCCCGTGGCGGAAGTGAAAGCGGTCGTGAAGAAGTATTTCGAGGAACTCTTCGGGATGGATTTTTACACGTTTTAA
- the lipA gene encoding lipoyl synthase, translated as MTCCNSRRKPEWLKIKLPKGQSSTEVLNIVRKHNLHTICTSGMCPNQGECWGNRTATFMIGGDVCTRSCKFCNVKTGRPAPLDPAEPENIANSVKLLGLKHAVITSVDRDDLADLGAAHWVKVIEAVKRENPETTMEVLIPDFQGRQELVQQVINARPEVISHNLETVRELSDGVRSRAKYDISLQVIRQVSESGIVSKSGIMLGLGETREQILQTMDDLLAVGCKVMTIGQYLQPSEANLEVKEYVTPETFKEYERIGLEKGFRYVESGPLVRSSYHAEKHVR; from the coding sequence ATGACGTGTTGTAATAGCAGACGAAAACCGGAATGGTTGAAGATTAAATTACCGAAAGGACAGAGTTCCACGGAGGTTTTAAATATAGTCAGAAAACATAATCTACATACGATATGTACCAGTGGTATGTGTCCCAATCAAGGCGAATGCTGGGGAAACAGAACTGCAACGTTTATGATCGGCGGGGATGTATGTACCCGTTCGTGTAAGTTTTGTAACGTGAAAACGGGGCGTCCGGCTCCATTGGACCCGGCAGAACCGGAAAATATAGCTAACTCCGTGAAGTTGCTCGGTTTAAAACATGCCGTGATCACTTCCGTGGACCGGGATGATTTGGCTGATTTGGGGGCAGCTCACTGGGTGAAAGTGATCGAGGCGGTGAAACGGGAGAATCCTGAAACGACAATGGAAGTGCTGATTCCGGATTTTCAGGGAAGACAGGAACTCGTGCAACAGGTGATTAATGCTCGTCCGGAAGTGATTTCTCATAATCTGGAGACGGTGAGAGAATTGTCGGATGGCGTACGTAGCCGGGCAAAATATGATATTTCTTTACAAGTGATCCGTCAGGTTTCGGAATCGGGTATCGTTTCCAAATCCGGTATTATGCTGGGATTAGGGGAGACTCGTGAACAAATTCTTCAGACGATGGATGATTTGCTGGCAGTCGGGTGTAAAGTAATGACTATCGGTCAGTACCTGCAACCGTCCGAGGCGAATCTCGAAGTAAAAGAGTACGTGACACCGGAGACCTTTAAGGAATACGAGCGTATAGGGTTGGAAAAAGGGTTCCGTTACGTGGAGAGCGGTCCGTTGGTTCGCTCTAGTTACCACGCGGAAAAGCATGTGAGATAA
- a CDS encoding copper homeostasis protein CutC produces MKNNIEVEICTFSLESCLNAQLAGASRVELCSGMYDGGTTPSAAMIRMAREKLSIQLYVMIRPRGGDFLYSDLEFEVMKEDIRFAKECRADGVVLGILNADGSVDVQRTRELVELAAPLKVTFHRAIDMTRNMEEALEGIIQAGCYRVLTSGGRNTVSEGMEQIKALVEQAKGRVQIMAGSGVNAANANTLITLGVDAIHLSGKSSRDSEMEFRNPNVFMGGVSGLPEYEQYYSDVEKIKAVLDNVKFRI; encoded by the coding sequence ATGAAGAATAATATTGAGGTCGAAATATGTACTTTTTCTTTGGAATCATGCTTGAATGCCCAGTTGGCAGGGGCATCCCGGGTGGAACTGTGTTCCGGGATGTATGACGGGGGAACAACCCCGTCTGCGGCTATGATTCGCATGGCCCGGGAAAAGTTATCTATACAACTTTACGTGATGATTCGCCCGAGGGGAGGCGATTTTCTTTATTCCGATTTAGAGTTCGAGGTGATGAAGGAGGACATCCGGTTTGCCAAAGAGTGCCGGGCGGATGGTGTCGTGTTGGGTATCTTGAATGCAGACGGTTCGGTTGACGTACAACGTACGCGGGAACTGGTCGAATTGGCGGCTCCTTTAAAGGTAACGTTTCACAGGGCGATAGATATGACTCGAAACATGGAAGAGGCCTTGGAGGGGATCATTCAGGCCGGATGTTACCGGGTTTTAACATCGGGAGGACGCAACACGGTAAGCGAGGGAATGGAGCAAATTAAAGCCTTGGTGGAGCAGGCGAAAGGGCGTGTGCAAATTATGGCCGGAAGTGGTGTAAATGCCGCGAATGCCAACACGTTAATAACATTAGGGGTGGATGCTATTCACTTGAGTGGGAAAAGTAGTCGGGACAGTGAAATGGAATTCCGTAACCCGAACGTGTTCATGGGCGGGGTTTCGGGACTACCGGAATACGAGCAATATTACAGTGATGTTGAGAAAATAAAAGCAGTTTTAGACAACGTGAAATTTAGAATATAA
- a CDS encoding bifunctional enoyl-CoA hydratase/phosphate acetyltransferase, with translation MAIQKIDDIYELLKGNTQKKRLVVAYANDSHSIEAVNKAVEMGIVEATLCGDENEIRKVCTEHGFDISRFKIVHEPVDTKAAAKAVQMVRDKEADFIMKGLVSTDKYMRAILNKDCGLLPPKATLSHVVVMECPNYHKLLVFSDAAIIPAPDFSQKMAIVKYVTQIANALGVQRPKVAMISATEQVLPKVESTTDAAILAKMGERGQLGNIDIDGPLALDVAIDKEAAEIKKIKSPVAGDADCLVFPNIESGNVFYKTNTKLANARQGAILVGATAPSVLSSRGDSVDAKLNSIALAALFAK, from the coding sequence ATGGCAATACAGAAAATTGATGACATCTACGAGTTACTGAAGGGAAATACCCAAAAAAAGCGTTTGGTTGTAGCTTACGCTAACGACAGTCACTCTATCGAGGCTGTGAATAAAGCCGTTGAAATGGGTATTGTTGAAGCCACCTTATGTGGTGATGAAAACGAGATTAGGAAAGTGTGTACCGAGCATGGCTTTGACATCTCTCGTTTTAAGATTGTACACGAACCGGTGGACACGAAAGCGGCTGCTAAAGCTGTTCAAATGGTACGTGATAAGGAAGCTGACTTCATCATGAAAGGATTGGTAAGTACTGATAAATATATGCGCGCTATCTTGAACAAGGATTGCGGTTTGTTGCCCCCGAAAGCCACGTTGTCTCACGTTGTTGTGATGGAGTGTCCGAATTACCACAAGTTGTTGGTGTTCAGTGATGCTGCTATTATTCCGGCCCCGGATTTCAGCCAGAAAATGGCAATCGTGAAGTATGTTACCCAGATTGCCAACGCTCTTGGTGTTCAGCGCCCGAAAGTTGCCATGATTTCAGCCACGGAACAAGTACTTCCGAAAGTGGAGTCTACCACGGATGCTGCCATTCTTGCCAAGATGGGAGAGAGAGGTCAGTTAGGTAATATTGACATCGACGGACCGTTAGCTCTTGACGTGGCTATTGACAAAGAGGCTGCCGAGATCAAGAAAATCAAATCTCCGGTTGCGGGAGATGCGGACTGCTTGGTATTCCCGAATATCGAGTCCGGTAATGTGTTCTACAAAACGAACACGAAATTGGCTAACGCTCGTCAAGGTGCGATCCTTGTAGGTGCCACCGCCCCGAGTGTGTTGTCTTCCAGAGGTGACAGCGTGGATGCAAAGCTGAATTCTATCGCGTTGGCTGCTCTTTTTGCAAAGTAA
- a CDS encoding aconitase family protein, translating to MRTFVEKILNAERGSIVVREPDYVMSHDNSARVRFLFERIHGTRVYNPSQLVIVLDGKVSGLVNELSLEYNSIRDFVEEQGIEHFYDCDRGISHQIISELVRPGMLVAGSDSHTATAGAFNTLAVGINKTETAVLWKTGKMWFQVPETVKIVLKNRLSEGVFAKDLALWIKGILSELDVNGQAIEYHGEGVSSLSIDDRMTIANISTEMGVISSAFPPDDRLADYFNEPAVRGVWADEEAVYSRFIEIDLASVFPMVYDTRNDVLQGVEELVGLKIQQGLIGACASGRLEDLRLVSMILEGKRIANGFQLFVVPASRSIYLQAVEEGIIDKIAQSGAIVLGSSCGPCLGVGHVASAGNSRFISTANSRYIGSSNHSGVEKYIASPATVAMTALRGELTSIIHFEGARYKYKAPRIEPVVLEGYDYRKSNGVWNYGDIDNISSNQIFAEKLMYRLTLEQVEEIKPYLFGGLDPNFACDVKPGDIIIAGENFGCGQLVKHAATGLVAVGVKLVIVKSVNWDFYRMAINHGLRILVDWAVVDAYTSGEQLAIDDENHLLYLNKRAYKLPYVDAEFQEILEKGGLINTFS from the coding sequence ATGCGAACATTTGTAGAGAAGATATTAAATGCCGAACGTGGGAGCATCGTGGTCCGTGAACCGGATTATGTGATGAGTCATGATAATTCGGCACGGGTTAGGTTTTTGTTTGAACGAATTCATGGTACCCGAGTATACAATCCTTCCCAGTTGGTGATAGTGCTGGATGGAAAGGTGTCTGGGTTAGTCAACGAATTATCCTTGGAATATAATTCGATACGGGATTTCGTGGAAGAGCAGGGAATAGAGCATTTTTATGACTGTGACCGTGGAATCAGCCACCAGATTATCTCAGAATTGGTACGTCCGGGTATGTTGGTTGCGGGGAGCGATTCTCATACAGCCACGGCGGGAGCGTTCAACACGTTGGCTGTGGGAATTAATAAAACAGAGACGGCCGTGTTATGGAAAACGGGCAAAATGTGGTTTCAGGTGCCTGAAACGGTGAAGATCGTTTTGAAGAATCGTTTGTCGGAAGGAGTGTTTGCTAAAGATTTGGCTTTATGGATCAAGGGAATATTGAGCGAGTTGGACGTGAACGGGCAGGCAATTGAGTATCACGGGGAAGGGGTTTCCTCTTTGTCCATTGATGATCGAATGACAATAGCCAATATTTCCACGGAAATGGGAGTGATCAGTTCGGCTTTTCCCCCGGATGATCGGTTGGCAGACTATTTTAACGAACCGGCAGTGCGGGGTGTTTGGGCGGACGAGGAGGCTGTTTATTCTCGGTTTATAGAGATTGATCTGGCCAGCGTCTTTCCGATGGTATATGACACGAGAAACGATGTTCTTCAGGGAGTGGAGGAACTTGTCGGGTTGAAAATACAGCAAGGACTTATCGGTGCTTGTGCTTCAGGACGGTTGGAGGATTTACGGTTAGTTTCCATGATCTTGGAAGGAAAGCGTATTGCCAACGGGTTCCAATTGTTCGTGGTTCCGGCTTCTAGGAGTATATATTTACAGGCTGTTGAAGAGGGTATTATTGATAAGATTGCACAGTCCGGAGCCATCGTTCTTGGCTCCAGTTGTGGGCCTTGCTTGGGAGTGGGACACGTGGCGTCTGCCGGAAATAGCCGTTTTATCTCTACTGCCAATAGTCGGTATATCGGAAGTTCGAATCATTCCGGTGTTGAAAAATATATAGCCTCTCCGGCAACCGTGGCTATGACTGCGTTGCGAGGAGAACTAACATCAATAATACACTTCGAGGGCGCACGGTATAAATATAAAGCTCCCCGGATAGAACCAGTCGTGTTGGAAGGGTATGATTATCGTAAGAGTAACGGGGTGTGGAATTACGGGGATATAGATAATATATCAAGTAACCAGATATTTGCGGAAAAATTGATGTATCGCTTGACCCTTGAACAGGTGGAGGAGATTAAACCTTACTTGTTTGGAGGATTGGATCCGAATTTCGCTTGCGACGTGAAACCGGGAGATATTATTATCGCCGGGGAGAACTTCGGGTGTGGTCAACTGGTGAAACATGCAGCGACGGGATTGGTAGCCGTGGGGGTAAAACTGGTGATTGTAAAATCTGTGAACTGGGATTTTTACCGTATGGCTATTAATCACGGGTTACGGATTCTTGTTGATTGGGCCGTGGTGGATGCTTACACGTCAGGGGAACAACTGGCAATAGATGATGAAAATCATTTATTGTATTTGAACAAGAGAGCGTATAAGCTCCCTTATGTTGATGCGGAGTTTCAAGAAATCCTCGAAAAAGGAGGATTAATAAATACCTTTTCTTAA
- a CDS encoding adenylate kinase, which produces MLNIALFGPPGAGKGTQAKKIVEKYNLAHLSTGEMIRKEIAEGSDFGKMAAGIINKGELLSDEFVVALIENSIEHHKNVDGFLFDGFPRTVRQAEILDEMLAKTGHPLSALVSIDVPHDELMRRMLERAKIEGRADDNEEVIENRFREYRAKTLPVADHYKVQKKHFSVNGHGSVDDVFESITKILEEVR; this is translated from the coding sequence ATGCTGAATATTGCATTGTTTGGCCCTCCGGGAGCCGGAAAAGGTACTCAGGCGAAAAAGATCGTTGAAAAATACAATCTAGCGCATCTGTCAACAGGAGAGATGATTCGTAAAGAGATTGCCGAAGGTTCGGATTTTGGTAAAATGGCTGCCGGGATTATTAATAAAGGCGAGTTATTATCTGACGAGTTTGTGGTTGCGTTAATCGAAAACAGCATCGAACATCACAAAAACGTGGATGGTTTCCTGTTTGACGGGTTTCCCAGAACGGTGAGACAAGCTGAAATTCTTGATGAGATGCTGGCTAAGACGGGACACCCGTTAAGTGCATTGGTGAGTATCGATGTGCCTCATGACGAGTTAATGCGCCGGATGTTGGAACGTGCTAAAATCGAGGGACGTGCCGATGATAACGAGGAAGTGATTGAAAATCGTTTCCGCGAGTACCGGGCAAAGACATTACCTGTTGCCGATCACTATAAGGTTCAGAAAAAGCATTTCTCTGTGAACGGTCATGGTTCGGTAGATGACGTGTTCGAGTCGATAACAAAGATTCTCGAAGAGGTACGGTAA